The DNA sequence CCCCCGCCGCGAGCTTGACCGACTCCTTCGACGCCCCGAGGTCCGAAAGCGTCTTGAGCTGGTGTTTCCCCGCGAACTCGGCCGACACGGCGAACGCGTTCTGGTCCACCGCGCGCCCGGCGTCCAGCACCTTGAGTCCCCGCGGTTCGGCGAGTTTCCGCAGCGCCTTCACCGTGGTGTCGGAGTCGGCGGAGGCGACCTGCGGGGCGTCCTTCCCGTTCTGCTTCTTGTTCAGGAATTCCGCGAGCGTCGCCGCGTACTCTGGGACGACATCGATCTGCCCCTTCTCCAGCGCCGGTTCATACAGCTCGCGCGCGTCCACCGTCTTGATCGAGGTGGAATATCCGGCGTCCTTCAACAGGCCCGCGTATATTTCCGCGAGCACCTTCGACTCGGTGAACGAAGCGGATCCGATCACGAGGGATCCCCGGCCCGACGCGCTGGATCCCCCGTCACCGCCCCCGGACTTCTCCAGGCTGTCCCCGCCGCACGCGGCCAGGCCCGCCGTCAGGGCGGCGACTCCCGCCGCCGCCAGCGCGGCGCGGGCGGTCCGCGCACGGCGCGGGGTGGTGCTGGTCATGCGGCACTCCATCCATGTCGGCGGACGCCGGGCGCGACCGTCTTCCGGTGCACCCGAGCATCCCGTATATGACGTTGCATCAGCTGATAGGCCGTCATCTGTGCGCGCCGCCAAGCCACTTCCGGCTCAGGCGGCGCGCCCGGCGGTCGGCGCGGTGTCGGCGGTGGCGGACGCGTCGGATATCCGGTCCGCCCCGGCGGCTCCCCGCCGCCGGCGCCCCAGCCGGCGCTCCAGCAGCACGAACGCCCCTTCCACCACCAGCGCGAGGGCGGCCACCAGCACGGCGCCGGCCACCACCTGCGGGGTGTCGGTGAGCCGGAAGCCCGCGGTGATGATCCGCCCCAGCCCGCCCCCGCCGACGATCGCGGCGATGGAGACCGTCGCCACCACCTGCACGGCCGCCGACCGCACCCCGGTCATCACCAGCGGCATGGCCAGCGGGAGTTCGACCCGGCCGATGACCTGCCGGCCCGACATCCCCATCCCCCGCGCCGCCTCCACCACGTCGCGGTCCACCTCGCGCATGCCCACGTAGGCGTTGGTCAGCAACGGGGGTATCGCGAACAGGACGAGGGCGATGATGGTGGGCCATGAGTCGTACGTACCCAGCGGGCCCAGGGTCAGCAGGACCAGCACCGCGAAAGTGGGCACGGCCCGGCCCGCGTTGGAGAGGTTGACGGCCAGGGCGCCGCCCCGGCCGGTGTGCCCCAGCACCACGGCGAGGGGCAGGGCGATGGCGCAGGAGAGGGCCAGGCACACCACGGTCAGCTGGAGGTGCTCGGCGAGCCGGTGCCAGACGCCGTCCGGGCCGGACCAGTGCGATCCGGTGGCGAGCCATGTCCACGTCCTGGAGACGACGTCCATCAGGCCACCGCCTTCTTCCGCTCACCGCGCGCCGCCCGCGCTTCCGTGGCTCCCCCGACTCCCCCGGCTCTTCCGGTTCCCCCCAGCCCTCGTCGCGCCCGCGGCTTCCTCGTCCAGGGCGTCAGCAGCCGCTGGAGTCCCAGCAGCAGCACGTCCGCCACGACGGCCAGGAGCACGCAGAGCACCGAGGCGGTCAGGACCTGGGCCTTGAAGACGCTGTGCAGCCCCTCGTAGATCAGATTGCCCAGCCCGCCGTAGCCGGTGAGCGCGCCGACGGTGGTCAGCGAGACCGTGGACACGGTGGCGATCCGGACCCCCGCCATCACCGCCGGCAGGGCGAGCGGCAGCTCCACCCCGAACAGCAGCCGTATCGGCCCGTACCCCATGCCGCGCGCCGCCTCGCGGGCCTCCTCCGGCACGGCGGCCAGCCCGGCCAGGATGTTCCGCACCAGGATCGTCAGCGAGTAGAGCACCAGACCGGTGATCACCACGGCCGCCGAGAGCCCGAAGACCGGCACCAGCAGCGAGAACATCGCCAGCGACGGCACCGTGTAGAGCACCGTGGTCAGCCCTAGCACCGGGCCCGCCACACCGCGCCAGCGGCGGGCCGCCAGCGCCAGCGGGAACGCGACGAGCAGCCCGATGCCGACGGACGCCAGCGTGATGCCGATGTGCTGCAGGGTCGCGTCCACGAGCTCATGGCTTCGCGTCCGCACGTACTCGCCGCAGATCCAGTCGTTGTCGATCAGGCAATTGCCGCCCTGCCCCGCCATGCACGCTCACCTCCCCCTTGGCCTTCACCGACGGTTACTGGCGACCCTAACGCCCACCACTGACAATCGCCTGTGGGCCGTCGCACAGCCAGGGCTCCGGCACGTCACGACAGGGGAGGATGTGGCAACAATGGGGGGCGTGATCCGATTCGAGCACGTCACCAAGCGCTACGCCGATGGCACGACCGCCGTGGACGACCTGTCCTTCGAAGTGGCGGAGGGCGAGCTGGTCACGCTCGTCGGACCGTCCGGCTGCGGCAAGACCACCACGATGAAGATGGTCAACCGGCTGATCGAACCGACCGAGGGCCGGATCCTGCTGGACGGCGAGGACATCGCGGAGACCGACCCTGTCGCCCTGCGCCGGCGCATCGGATATGTGATCCAGCAGGTCGGGCTGTTCCCGCACAAGACGGTGCTCGACAACACCGCGACCGTGCCGTACCTGCTCGGCTGGCAGCGGAAGAAGGCCCGCGACCGCGCCGCCGAACTGCTGGAGCTCGTCGGCCTCGACCCCGCCGTGCACGGCGGCCGCTACCCCGACCAGCTCTCCGGCGGCCAGCGGCAGCGTGTGGGCGTCGCCCGCGCGCTCGCCGCCGACCCGCCCGTCCTCCTGATGGACGAGCCGTTCGGAGCCGTCGACCCGGTCGTCCGCGAACGGCTGCAGAACGAATTCCTGCGACTTCAGTCACAGGTGCGCAAGACCGTGCTCTTCGTCACCCATGACATCGAGGAGGCCGTCCGGCTGGGCGACCGCATAGCGGTCTACGGCCACGGCCGCATCGAGCAGCTCGACGCGCCCTCGGTGGTGCTCGGCGCCCCCGCCACGCCCTACGTCGCCGACTTCGTCGGGGCCGACCGCGGCCTGAAACGGCTCTCCGTCACCCCGATCGAACGCGGCGACCTGGAGCAGCCTCCCGTCGTCCACCTGGACGACCCGGTGGAGGCCGCCCTCAGCGTCCTCGCCGGCGAGAACGCCGACTGGGCCGTCGTCCTCGACGACGGGGAGAAGCTGCACGGCTGGGTGGCCGCGGACGCGATCGTCCACGCGAACGGCGGAACCGTGCGGGACCACGCCCGGCGCATGGAGGCCTGGCTGCCCCTGGGGGCCTCGCTGAAGCAGGCGTTCAGCACGATGCTCCAGCACGACGCCGGGTGGATCGCCGTGCTCGACGGCGACCGCGGGGACCACTTCCTCGGCGTCCTCACCCCGACGAGCCTGCACGGGGCCCTGCGCCGCTCGGTCGGGGACGACGCGCGGCGGGCGGACCGGGCGGAGCCGTCCGGAGGGGACCTGCGGGCCGCCTCACCGAACTGAGCGGCGGCTCCCGGCCGGCCGGGAGCGGGAGCCTAGGCGGGCTTCCCCTCGCCCGGCCCCTCGTCGTCGTCCTCCGGCAGCTTGCAGACCCGCTCCATGAAGAACGCCGCGGCCACCACACAGGCCCCGGCCAGCACCGAGGCCCCGGCGTAGATCGTCTGCTCCCGCCGGGCGTCCGTCTCCATGCCGTCCAGCAGCAGGAAGACCCCCACCCCGCCGTACGCGCCGGACACCAGCGCCGCGACCAGGGCGCTGGCCTGGCCGAACACCACGGCCCTGGCCGCCAGCAGCGGGTCGACGCCCTTGGCGCCGGGGCGCCGCTCGCGCTGGGCGCGCAGCCGCGCGCGGAGCGAGAGGGCCGTCGAGAAGAGGACGACGGCGATGACGGCCAGCACGATCGGCGCCGCGACCGGCACGCTCGGCAGCGTGTCGAAGGCGTCCCAGAGCCGGGCACCGGCCCAGGACAGCACTCCGGCCGCGGCGAACAGGCCGAGCAGCACCCCGATCCGAAGTTGCTTCACCGAGCCGTCAGCCCCTCGTCGTCGTCATCGGTAACCAGTCGTACACAGGTCCATGGCGTCCGTGCCGCCACTCGCCCAACGGCTATTCGGGCAGCCGGAGTTCCAGGTCGACCCGCGGCCGTACGCCCTCGCGGGCGAGTCCGGCCAGCAGGTCGGCGACCGGCCCACGTCCCGGAACAACAGCGTCCGGATCCACGTCGTACCACGGAACCAGCACGAAGGCACGCTCGTGGGCGCGCGGGTGCGGAAGCGTCAGCAGCGGATCGTCGGAGATCACGTCCTGGTAGGTGACGATGTCCACGTCGATCGTCCGCGGCCCCCAGCGCTCGTCGCGGACGCGCTCGAACGCCTCCTCGATGGCGTGTCCGCGCTCCAGCAGCGAGGCCGGCGGGAGCGTGGTCTTCACCAGCACCACCGCGTTGAAGTAGGACGGCTGGGAGCCGGGCTCCACACCCCACGGCTCGGTCTCGTAGACCGGGGAGACCGCCTTCACCCGCAGGCCGGGCGTGTCCTCCAGGGCGTCGACGGCGCCCTGCAGCGTCTCCAGGCGGTTGCCCAGGTTGCTGCCGAGCGACAGGACGGCCCACTGCGGATTGCTCAGGGTCACATCGGCGGCGTCCACCTGCTCCACCACGGAGGCGGGCACCGGCTGCACGGTCGGGTCGCTGCTGCTCATACTCGGCTCCGGGTGATCGTTACGGTCACGTCGTCGAAGGGCACGGTGATCGGGGCGTCCGGCTTGTGCACGACCACCTCGACCTCCCGCACCGGGTCGTGCTTCAGGCACTGCTCGGCGATCCGCTCGGCGAGGGTCTCGATCAGGTCGACCGGCTCGCCCTGCACGATGCCGACGACCTCCTCGGCCACGATGCCGTAGTGGACGGTCTTCGTGAGGTCGTCGCCGGCCGCGGCGGGCCGGGTGTCCAGGCTCAGCACGAGATCGACGACGAAGGTCTGGCCTTCCTCGCGTTCTCGGGGGAAGACCCCATGGTGCCCGCGAGCCTTCAAGCCGCGCAGCGCGACACGGTCCACACGAATCACTCCTGCTGGTCGTCGGTGACGGGTACCGCCCGTGCCCTCGCGGCCACGGGGGAGGGACGTCCGGCGGCGGCCGGACATCACCCGTCCCCGGCCTTCGACCGGGATACCCAACGTCGAATCTACCTGCGAGCACCGACAGCGTCCGGGCGCGGGTGCCCCGGCCCGGGAACGGCTGTGACGCTGGTCACCGGCGTCCGCCGCGTTCCCCGGCCGGCGTATGAGCACCCATACCCGTCCGGGAAGCAGCTCGAACGAGTGGTCACGGATCCATCACACTGACGCGCGGCGATGACGTGTGGGCCGGTCCGCGCCCCCGGGAAGGACGCCCGTCAGCCCAGCGGCCCGACCGGCCCCGAGCCCCCGTCCAGGTCCTCGGGCCCCTCCTCACGCTCGTCGTCCTCCCGGCCCGCCAGCACCGGCGAACCGTGGTGCGACCACACCTTCCACTCGGACCCCACCCGCCGGAACGCGTTGGTCGCCACGACCAGCTGGCCGACCAGCGGCCCCAGCTCGCCCTCGGACTCCGCGGGCGCCCCGCTGAGGATGTTCTCGGTGCAGGTCACCAGGGCCGTGTCACCGGCCACCGAGACCTCGACATCGGTCAGGAAGAACTGGATGTAGTCGGTGCTCGCCATGATCAGCGCGTACGAGCGGAGCACCTCGCCCCGCCCGCGCAGCACCGGCCAGCCCGGGTGGACGCAGGACACCTCGGTACCGGGGTCGTCCAGCCACATCCGCCGCATCGCCTCGGTGTCGCCGCGCTCCACCGCCTCGTACAGGGCCGTGTTGGCGAGCTCGACCCGCTCGGCGTCCGTGCGCGCCGGGCTCACACCGCCCCCTCGGGGGCTCCGGAGCGCGCGGCGTCCACGGCGCTCACCACGCGCACGGCGTCCGCGCTCGCGCCCACCTCGTGCACGCGCACCGCCCACGCGCCCTCACGCGCCGCCAGCACCGAGACCGCCGCGGTCGCCGCGTCCCGTTCGCGGGCCGGCGGTGGTGTGCCGTCCGGGCCCGCCAGCACCCGGCCCAGGAAGCGCTTGCGGGACGCCGCGACCAGCAGCGGCAGCCCCAGCTCCGCCCGCAGCCGGTCCAGCCGG is a window from the Streptomyces mobaraensis genome containing:
- a CDS encoding DUF3180 domain-containing protein, producing MKQLRIGVLLGLFAAAGVLSWAGARLWDAFDTLPSVPVAAPIVLAVIAVVLFSTALSLRARLRAQRERRPGAKGVDPLLAARAVVFGQASALVAALVSGAYGGVGVFLLLDGMETDARREQTIYAGASVLAGACVVAAAFFMERVCKLPEDDDEGPGEGKPA
- a CDS encoding nuclear transport factor 2 family protein; this translates as MSPARTDAERVELANTALYEAVERGDTEAMRRMWLDDPGTEVSCVHPGWPVLRGRGEVLRSYALIMASTDYIQFFLTDVEVSVAGDTALVTCTENILSGAPAESEGELGPLVGQLVVATNAFRRVGSEWKVWSHHGSPVLAGREDDEREEGPEDLDGGSGPVGPLG
- a CDS encoding ABC transporter ATP-binding protein; amino-acid sequence: MIRFEHVTKRYADGTTAVDDLSFEVAEGELVTLVGPSGCGKTTTMKMVNRLIEPTEGRILLDGEDIAETDPVALRRRIGYVIQQVGLFPHKTVLDNTATVPYLLGWQRKKARDRAAELLELVGLDPAVHGGRYPDQLSGGQRQRVGVARALAADPPVLLMDEPFGAVDPVVRERLQNEFLRLQSQVRKTVLFVTHDIEEAVRLGDRIAVYGHGRIEQLDAPSVVLGAPATPYVADFVGADRGLKRLSVTPIERGDLEQPPVVHLDDPVEAALSVLAGENADWAVVLDDGEKLHGWVAADAIVHANGGTVRDHARRMEAWLPLGASLKQAFSTMLQHDAGWIAVLDGDRGDHFLGVLTPTSLHGALRRSVGDDARRADRAEPSGGDLRAASPN
- a CDS encoding ABC transporter permease translates to MAGQGGNCLIDNDWICGEYVRTRSHELVDATLQHIGITLASVGIGLLVAFPLALAARRWRGVAGPVLGLTTVLYTVPSLAMFSLLVPVFGLSAAVVITGLVLYSLTILVRNILAGLAAVPEEAREAARGMGYGPIRLLFGVELPLALPAVMAGVRIATVSTVSLTTVGALTGYGGLGNLIYEGLHSVFKAQVLTASVLCVLLAVVADVLLLGLQRLLTPWTRKPRARRGLGGTGRAGGVGGATEARAARGERKKAVA
- a CDS encoding ABC transporter permease, with the translated sequence MDVVSRTWTWLATGSHWSGPDGVWHRLAEHLQLTVVCLALSCAIALPLAVVLGHTGRGGALAVNLSNAGRAVPTFAVLVLLTLGPLGTYDSWPTIIALVLFAIPPLLTNAYVGMREVDRDVVEAARGMGMSGRQVIGRVELPLAMPLVMTGVRSAAVQVVATVSIAAIVGGGGLGRIITAGFRLTDTPQVVAGAVLVAALALVVEGAFVLLERRLGRRRRGAAGADRISDASATADTAPTAGRAA
- a CDS encoding ABC transporter substrate-binding protein, which translates into the protein MTSTTPRRARTARAALAAAGVAALTAGLAACGGDSLEKSGGGDGGSSASGRGSLVIGSASFTESKVLAEIYAGLLKDAGYSTSIKTVDARELYEPALEKGQIDVVPEYAATLAEFLNKKQNGKDAPQVASADSDTTVKALRKLAEPRGLKVLDAGRAVDQNAFAVSAEFAGKHQLKTLSDLGASKESVKLAAGDECTERPFCKPGLEKTYGIRVAGIDPLEVGSTQAKQAVRNGKDQMVLTTTTDATLEQFGLVVLKDDKKLQNSDNVLPVVNARKAGSPQVVEALGKLNKVLTTEDLTELNKKVDAERLKPADVAAQYLKDKGLLGK
- the folB gene encoding dihydroneopterin aldolase; translated protein: MDRVALRGLKARGHHGVFPREREEGQTFVVDLVLSLDTRPAAAGDDLTKTVHYGIVAEEVVGIVQGEPVDLIETLAERIAEQCLKHDPVREVEVVVHKPDAPITVPFDDVTVTITRSRV
- the folK gene encoding 2-amino-4-hydroxy-6-hydroxymethyldihydropteridine diphosphokinase, which codes for MSSSDPTVQPVPASVVEQVDAADVTLSNPQWAVLSLGSNLGNRLETLQGAVDALEDTPGLRVKAVSPVYETEPWGVEPGSQPSYFNAVVLVKTTLPPASLLERGHAIEEAFERVRDERWGPRTIDVDIVTYQDVISDDPLLTLPHPRAHERAFVLVPWYDVDPDAVVPGRGPVADLLAGLAREGVRPRVDLELRLPE